The DNA region GATGATCCGTCTGCCCGATCTGGACACGCTGAGAGACGCTCTGGAGCCGGGGCTGCCAGAGGAGTACCTCTTTAACTTCGTCAATATGCTCTCCACCTTTGTACTGCGCTATCCCGGCGCGCTGCTGGCGCGCTATTTCCGCAGCGATTTCGCCGTACTGCTGCCGCATCGCAGTCTTAAAGAGGCCAACGCGATCGCCGATCAGCTGATCAATGCGGTGGACTCTCTGCCGCCGATGCGGCTGGTCAATCGGGATGACCTGATTCATATCGGTATCAGCGCCTGGTGCAGCGGTCAGACGGTGCCGCAGGTGATGGAAAATGTTGAGATGGCGACGCGCCGCGCGACGCTGCTGGGCGGCAACAACTGGACCAACGGCGCCGGTAATCCGCAGGATGCCGGGCGGGGAAGCGTACGCTGGCGGACGCTGCTGGAGAATACGCTGAGCCGGGGCGGGCCACGGCTCTACCATAAGCCCGCCGTCAACCTTGAAGGCAAGGTGCAGCATCGGGTCATGCTGACCCGCATCTTCGACGGCGATAAAGAGGTGCTGGCTGCGGAGTATATGCCACTGGTACAGCAGCTCGGCATGGCGGAGAGCTGGGATCGCCAGCTGATGACTCGCATCGCGGCGCTCTCTGAACTCTGGCCCGAAGAGACGCTGGTGATCCCGGTGACGATCAACTCGCTCCTGCAGCGATCCTTCGTACTCTGGCTGCAGAACATGCTGCTGCAGTGCCCGAAATCGCAAAGAAAACGATTTTTATTTGAACTTGCCGAGGCAGATGTTTGTCAACACATCAACCGGTTAGCGCCGGTATTCCGTGCGCTGAAGGCTTTTGGCTGCCGGATTGCGGTGAATCAGGCCGGTTTGACCGTGGTCAGCAGCGCCTATATACGGCAGTTGCCGCTGGAAGTGATCAAGCTGGATGCCGGTCTGGTGCGCAACATCGAGCGGCGGACCGAAAATCAGCTGTTCGTGCAGAGTCTGCTGGAAGTCTGTAAGAGTACGGGTGTGCGGGTGTTTGCTGCCGGCGTCCGGACGAAAGCCGAGTGGCAGACGCTGGCGGCGCTGGGTGTGGCTGGCGGTCAGGGCGATTTTTTTGCCCCTTCGCTTCCGGTTAACAGTAACGTGAAAAAGTATTCACAACGTTACCGTATTTAATCAATTGCCGTTATACAGACGGTAATAGGCGGTTTTTTTTAATGTTTAGCCGCGTCTGAACCCCGGCCCGTTCTGTCGGAAATGTTAGATTTTATGTCGGGCAGAAAGCGGGCAGAGATCGGGAAAGGCAGTGCTGATGGCCTCTGGTCGCCATTCTGCCATGACGGATCGCAGGTTCAGATGACTTAAACGCAATCAGGCCTCTTTTTTCAC from Pantoea deleyi includes:
- the csrD gene encoding RNase E specificity factor CsrD; translation: MRLTTKLSAIITFVSLLAMSLMLAGCAFSVFWFSHERVEHRAQALATEVDQAMFTQTPSEMQRWLVRMMPVMNAEQILLHNGRQTFLTLSRHENPMLQDEPNRFIQVDVPLMHQTGLALRVVTLDPAKTWLGSITGTSTLSLLFAIILVMSLTLLMMHRWLTRQWRGMEHLEARAEAIISGERGVMPKRAIDEWPPRASRALDVLLADLQEAGEQRLRIDTLIRTFAAQDGRTGLNNRLFFDNQLATLLEDQENVGTHGVVMMIRLPDLDTLRDALEPGLPEEYLFNFVNMLSTFVLRYPGALLARYFRSDFAVLLPHRSLKEANAIADQLINAVDSLPPMRLVNRDDLIHIGISAWCSGQTVPQVMENVEMATRRATLLGGNNWTNGAGNPQDAGRGSVRWRTLLENTLSRGGPRLYHKPAVNLEGKVQHRVMLTRIFDGDKEVLAAEYMPLVQQLGMAESWDRQLMTRIAALSELWPEETLVIPVTINSLLQRSFVLWLQNMLLQCPKSQRKRFLFELAEADVCQHINRLAPVFRALKAFGCRIAVNQAGLTVVSSAYIRQLPLEVIKLDAGLVRNIERRTENQLFVQSLLEVCKSTGVRVFAAGVRTKAEWQTLAALGVAGGQGDFFAPSLPVNSNVKKYSQRYRI